The window ACGCCACCTTCTACAACGGCATGGACTTCAACGCGGGCGGCACGCACGAGGCCCGCGTCGGTTTCGAGTCGGACACCTGGGGCACCTCCCGGTCCTTCTTCAACATCACCTTCGACCCGGATCTCAAGGGCACGAAGATCACCAAGGCCAAGCTGACCGTGCTGGAACGGTACGCCTGGTCCTGCAGTCCGCGCAGCGTCAGCGTGCATCGCACCGGGCCGATCACCTCCCACACCAACTGGAAGAACGCGCCCAAGCTCCACGACGGCAACAAGCTGGCCACCAAGAGCTTCGCCCACGGCTACAAGTCCAGCTGCGGGGACGACTACGAGACGTTCGACGTAAGGAAGGGCGCCCAGGAAGCGGCGGACGACGGCGACGACACCATCACCTTCGGTATGCGGGCCCGTGACGAGAACGCCCAGTACGCCTGGAAGAAATTCCAGGCCAACGGCGACTTCGGGCCCACCCTGCGACTGGAGTACAACCGCAAGCCCGCCATCGTCTCCAACTCCCTGGACCTCGGTCCGGACGGCAAGTGCACCACCACGAAGCCGTACGTCCGTATGGGCTCGGGCGATCTCACCTTCACCGCCAAGGCCACGGACAAGGACAAGAACCTCGACTTCTTCGACTTCGATCTGTGGGAGCTGGGCCAGTGGAAGACCACGGGTGACCTGCTCGGGTCGACCGGCAAGAAGACCGTGGCAAACGGCACCGGCGAAGCACTGGTGATCACTTCGGGATTCGCCACCAGCAAGCTCAAGAGCGGCGCCACGTACTCGTGGCGGGTCCGGGCCGTCGACGACGCGGAGAGCTCTTCGGGCTACTACCCGAAGAAGGCCCCGTGCCGGTTCGTCCTGGACACCACCGCACCCAGGCCTCCCAAGGTCACCTCCACCGACTACCCGAACGCCGACGCGAGCGAGAACGGCTTCGGCAGCGGCGCCGAGGACGCGACCTGGAGCGTCAAGAAGTTCGGCTCACCGGGCTCCTTCACATTCCGCGCCGTCAACACGGACGTCAAGCGCTACGACTACAGCTTCAACTCGCCCTCCTACACGGGCTCCGTCAGCCGGGTGCCCGGAAGCGCCACCTCGGTCACGGCCACCATCAACGACGCCAAACCGCCGAGCGCCGGCCCCAACGTGCTGTACGTGCGGGCCGTCGACAGCGCCGACAACGCCTCGGAGCCGACGAAGTACCTCTTCTACGTCACCCCTCGCGACCAGGCCGACACCCCGGGCGACTTCACCGGCGACAAGCTCCCGGACCTCATGGTCGTCACCGAAGCCGGAAACCTCGCCCTCTACCCGTCCCAGCAGGACACCGAGTCGGGCAAGGGCACCGGCGACCTGGACTTCTCCATGCCCGGTGCCTACCGGGCCAATCCGAACAAGGACCCGGCCGGCGACGACCTTCCGCCCTACGTCGCAGCGTCGAGCGGCCACTTCAAGGGCGCCCTCATCACGCACAACGGCGACATCACCGGCGGTGACGGACTCCAGGACCTCGTCGTGCGCGTCGGCGGCAAGCTGTGGGTCTATCCCGGGGACGGCTACGGCGCGGTCAACAGCGACAAGCGCCAGGAAATCCTCCTGCCCGACAACGCCCCCAGTCCCGCGAACTTCACCCAGATCGTGGCGGCCGGCGACATCACCGGTGACGGCCGCACCGACTTCCTCGCGACCGTCGACAACGGCACCGACGACGACCTGTGGGCCTTCACCGGCTATCACGGCGCCACGGTCGACCAGGCGATCCGCCTGCTCGCCTCGGGCTGGAAGGACCGGGACATCGTCACCGTCCAGGATGTCTCCGGTGACGGCATCGCCGACCTCGTCTTCCGTACCGATGTCTCCGGCAGGCTGCTGCTGCGCAAGGGAATCGCGGCGTCGAGCGGTGGGGTCGACCCCAACTCGCTGGGCACTGCCGCCAGTTCATCCGGCGGCGCGGACCACGAGTACGCCGCGTCCGGCTGGACCCGCACTGCCGTGCCCATGCTTGTCGGTATCCCGGACACCAACGGGGATTCGATTCCCGACATCTGGGCCATTCGGTCCGACGGCTCCGTGGGTTTCTACGCCGGCGGCAGAACCGGGCTCACCGGGAACCCGGTTCAGGTCTACGGCGCCCACGACTTCTGGCTGACGCGTATCGCGATCGGATGAGGTCAAGGGGTGGGGCCCGTCTCCGCAGGGAGGCGGGCCCCAGACCCGTCACGCCCGGAGCCCCTCGTTCCACATATGCGGGTCTTGCGGATGTCCGTGCGGCTCATCGTCGTCACCGAGAGCTGTGACGATCTCTCCAGCGCCGCTGGTGTCGGCCAGACGCTGACGTCCTACGAGACGCTGCCGATGGTCACCCTCCGGGTCGATCGGAGCGGGCTTGTCGAGCTCGCCGCCCAGGACGGGGTGGCGCCTTCTTCAAGGACCGGATCGTCGCCGAGGCCTGCTTCTCCCCCATCGACGCCGCCAACTCCGCCGCCGTGGAAACACCCGGTGCGGCCGATATTTCGTACGGCGCCGAAATTCTCGTACTTCGAATTCCGCGCATTCCCGCATTACCCCGACGGCGCCTCAACCACCCCCGTCCGCCGCAATTTCTGCCAGCGCAGTCGCCCTCCGGTCAGAGCCGTTATCCAGGACTGGAGCAGAACGACATACATGAGCTGGCGATAGAGAATTTGCTGGAGGGGAAACGAGATGAGGGGCGTCAGGGATTCGCGGTCGAGCCGGAAGGCGTACGCCGCACAGACCGCCTGGATCGTCAGGACCCCCAGCCAGGCCGCGACGGTCCTGCCGGTGGGGCCGAAGACCAGGCCGTAGACGAGGAACACGTCGATCAGCGGGGCCAGTAGCGGGGCCACCACCATGAACAGCGACACCAACGGCAGCCCCACCCGGCCGAACCGGCCCGACGGGCCCCGTTCCACCAGCGCCCCGCGGTGCTTCCAGATCGCCTGCAGGGTGCCGTACGACCACCGGTAGCGCTGCGACCACAGCTGCTGGACCGTCTCCGGCGCCTCGGTCCAGGCGCGGGCCTTCTCGGCGTAGACGACCCGCCAGCCGTCCCGGTGCAGCGCCATGGTGATGTCGGTGTCCTCGGCGAGCGTGTCGTCGCTCATGCCGCCGACGCGTTCGAGAGCGCTGCGACGGAACGCCCCTACCGCGCCCGGGATCGTCGGCATACAGCGCAGCACGTCGTACATACGGCGGTCCAGGTTGAAGCCCATCACATACTCGATGTGCTGCCAGGCGCCGATGAGGGAGTCCCGGTTGCCGACCTTGGCGTTGCCGGCCACGGCGCCGACGCGCGGGTCGGCGAAGGGCTGGGCCAGCTCCCGGACCGTGGACGGTTCGAAGACCGTGTCGCCGTCCATCATCACGACGATGTCGTACCGGGCGTTGGCCAGACCGCGGTTGAGGGCGGCGGGCTTGCCCGCGTTGAGCTGGCGGATCACCCGTACGTTCGGCAGGCCCAGCGCCTCCACGATGCGCGCGGTGCCGTCGGTCGAGCCGTCGTCGACGACGAGGATCTCGATCGGGTGCTCGCCGGCCACGAGCGAACGCACGGTGTTCTCAATGCACTTGGCCTCGTTGTACGCCGGTACGAGCACCGACACCGGCTCGGTCACCACAGGGCCCCACTCCCGGCGGCGCACCCTGCGGGCGTGGACGCCGGACAGCAGGAACATCAGGGCGAGGCGGCCGATGACGAGGACACCGACGACGGCGAGGCCGACGACCAGGACGTCCGTGATGTCGTCGGAGGCGCGCACCAGCCAGATCCACGCCCTGCCCTTCCACAGGTCGACGCCGGTGACCTCGGTGTGCGCGCCGGGCGCGCCGAGGGCCTCGGTGAGGGTCTCGAACTCGTAGCCCTGGGTCTTGAGTTGAGGCAGGAGCCGGTCCAGGGCCCGCACGGTCTGGTCGCGGTCGCCGCCGGAGTCGTGCATCAGGACGATCGCGCCCCTGCCGCCCTCGGGGGTGGAGTTGCGGATGATCCGCTCGACGCCGGGCCTGCGCCAGTCCTCGCTGTCGGTGTCGTTGACGACGGTGAGATAGCCGCGGGTGCCGATGTACTCGGTCACCGGCCAGGACTCGTTGTCCAGGGCGCCCGCGGAGGAGGAGTACGGCGGACGGAACAGCGAGGTGCGGATGCCGGCCGCGCCGGTGAGCGCGAGCTGGTTCTGGGAGAGCTCCCAGTCGATGCGCTGTTTCGACTGGCGGGAGAGATCGGGGTGGTTGAAGGTGTGCAGGCCGATCTCATGGCCCTCCTCGACCATGCGCCGCACCAGGTGCGGGTGGCGGGAGGCCATGGTGCCGGTGACGAAGAACACCGCGTGGGCGTCATGCTTCGCGAGCACGTCCAGGACTTTGGGGGTCCAGGTCGGGTCCGGGCCGTCGTCGAAGGTGAGGACCAGTTGGTGGTCCTCCAGGCGTCGGCTCTCGGTACGGCCGCCGCGGGTGTCGATGACCGGCCCGCCCTCCCGGATCCGCTCCGGAACCCGGTCGGCGGCGACGGGCGGCCGAACCCGGTGGTCGGCCAGGATCTCGCTGTGCACATAGCCGCGCAGCAGCAGCATCGCCATCAGGGCCACGAGGGCGAGCGAGGGGAGCAGGAGGCGCAGGGGGAGGCGGCGGGCGGTACGGGGTGGCATCGGACGGTGGGCTCCGGGGCGGCGGGTGGTACGGGCCGGCATCAGAGGGCGGGCTCCGGGACCGTACGGCTGCCGCTGCCCGTGCCGCCGCCGCTGTCACCGGCGGGTGGGTCCGGTGGCGTGATCGAGGGTGCCGCGGTGGTCGGCGGGGCGGGTGTGCCGGTGGCCGGAGGGTCGGGCGACTCCTCGGGGGTCACCGTCGGATCGGTGCCCGGGGTGGTCGCCGTCACCGTGGGCTCGGGTTCGACCGACGGAGCCGGGTCCTCGGGGTCGGCGGAGGCGCCGGGTGTGGCGGCGGGCGCGCTCGTGGCGGGCGCCGTACTGCCGACCGGCGGCGGGACATCGGCGGGCTGCACGCCGGTGGCGCCGGTGGGCTCGGCGGAGGCCGCGGGCCGCGGGGAGTCCTCGACCCTGCCCGCCTCCTTGTCCTCACCCTGGCCCGGCACGGGCAGCCAGGGCGCGTCGGAGTTGCCGGAGAGCAGGGTGGCGACCATGACGACGGCGTAGACCGCGCAGGCCATGCCGGCGACGATGCCGATACGGCGGTATCTGCGGCTTCGGCGACCGGACTCGTCCACGAACACCGGACTCTCGGTCACCGGTCTCCCGGACACCGGACCGCCGGCGGCGGCGTCCAATTGGACGGTCACTTCTTCCGGGTCATGAAGGTGCTCCGGGAGTGTCCGGGATCCATCCCCGGGTTGGGTCTCTTCCCGCCAAACATCGTCGCGCACTTGCATCCCCCCACGGGACCGTTCCGGGCGCGCGTTCGACTCCGAGCACCCGTCGTCGGACCCGTTCCCCACCAGGTCCGAGCGCCCCCTTTGTCACACCGTGCTCGGGGGCACGAATGTAGTGCGCTCATGGGTGATGTGGTGCCTGTATCTCAAATGTGTACATTCATCAGCGTCGCGTCAATGGCCGGAACCCATCCCTCCGAGGGCTTGCGCAACCACCCTTCCCCAGCCGTCAGTTCGGCCGCCGCCCGCCGCAGGGCGTCGAGTCCGGGGTGCACCAGCCCTCTGCGCCACACCAGCGAGACCGGTGACAGGGGTACGGGATCGATCAGGGGCCGCAGCACCGAGGCGGGCATGGCAGGGAAGTCCACCACCGCGAGAACCGGCGTCCGCGTCTTGGCCATGACCCGCTCAAACTCCTCGTCACCGACGGCGAGCGGCGCGGGCGCGGCGACCTCGATGTCCCGTCCCTCGAAGAGCTGGTGCGCGAGGTCGGTCCACTCCGGGGTCCGCGGATTCCCGGCACCCGCGTAGACGACCGAGCCCGCCAGCGCGCGGAGTGGTACCGCCTCCAGCGAGGCCAGCGGATGGTCCTCGGGCAGGATCACCGCCATCGGCTCGTAGCGCACGGGCTGGTGTTCGAGGCCCGCTCGCAGGGACGGGTCGAGACCGGCGAAGCGGCCGAAGGACACGTCCAGGCGCCCCGCGAGCAGTTCGGCCGCGGCTCCGGTCAGGCCACTCTCGTAGCGCGCCATCAGCTCATGATCGGGGGCGAGTTCGCGGGCCCGCCCCAGCACCCGCCGCCCGGTGCCGAGCCCCGGCGAGTTCAGGTCGACCAGCAGGGGCCTGGCCTGCCCGAACGCTGCCACCAACGCCTCCTGCGCCGCCAGCACCCGCCGCGCGTGCGGCACCAGCCGCTCCCCGTCCGCCGTCAGCGTCACCTGCCGCGTGGTCCGTACGAACAGCTCGGCGCCCAACTCCCGCTCCAGCCGCCGTACATCACGACTGAGCGCCTGCTGGGCGACGTAGAGCCGGGCCGCGGCGCGGGTGAAGTGCAGTTCCTCGGCGACGGCGAGGAAGGCACGCAAGAGGCGGAGATCAGGCATGACGGGAATTTACAACGCAGGTGCGTGAATCGGTACGGAGAAGGTGTTGGACCCCTTGATCCACTTCGGGCGAGGGTTGCCCCATGCCGCAACCGACGACCTACCGCCACCTCTTCGCCATACCCGGCACCCGCGCCTTCACCGCCGGAAACCTCATGGCCCGCCTCCCCATGGGCATGTTCAGCGTGAGCGCGGTTCTGATGATCGCCGGGACGCGGGACTCGTACGCCCTCGCAGGTGCCGTGGTCGCGACCGGCCTTGCCGCCACCGCACTGGTCGCCCCCTGGACCGCGCGGCTGATCGACCGCCACGGACAGGCCCGTATCGCCCCGCCCGCCACCCTCCTCGCGGTCCTCGGCAGCCTCGCGCTGGTGCTGTGCACGCGCATGGGCGCCCCCGACTGGACCCTCTTCGCCGCGTACGCCGCCACCGCGACCACCCCCAACACCGGCGGTATGTCCCGGGCCCGCTGGGCGCACCTGCTGAAGGGCGACCCGGCGGCGCTGCACACCGCGAACTCCTTCGAGCAGGCGGCGGACGAGCTGTGCTTCATGCTCGGCCCGGTCCTCGCGGCCTTCCTGTGCGGGGCGTTCTTCCCGGAGGCGGGCACCCTCACCGGTGTGCTGCTCCTCGCGGCGGGCATGGCGCTGTTCACCGCCCAGCGGTCGACCGAACCGCCGGTCCGGAGCCGGCAGACCCCCAGTGAGCCTCCCTATCGCGCCCCGGGCATGCCCCCACTGCTCGTCGTCTGCCTCGCGATGGGTGCCGTCTTCGGTGCCCTGGAGGTCGTCACGATCGCGTTCGCCGACACACAGGGGCACGGCACGGCGGCCGGTGTGGTCCTCGGCCTCCAGGCGGGCGGCTCCTGTGCGGCGGGGCTGGTGTACGGGGCTCTGAAGCCGGGCGGCTCAGCCGAGCGCCGCTACCCGTGGTGCATCGGCGCGATGGCCGTACTCCTGACGCTGCCGCTGCTCGCCGCGTCCCTCACCGGTTCGCTCGTGGTGCTCGCGGGCGCCCTTCTGATCTCCGGGATGGCGACCGCACCGACGATGATCACCAGTATGACCCTGGTCCAGGAGCGCACCCCCGAGGGGCGCCTCAACGAGGGCATGACCCTGGCCGTCACCGGTCTGCTCGGCGGTATCGCGCTCGGCAGCGCGGCCGGCGGCTGGGCGGCGGAGCATGTGTCGGCGACGGCGGGGTTCGGGGTGCCGGTCGCGGCGGCGGGGGTGGCTCTGGTCATCGCCCTTGCCCCACGGGCGTTCGACCCACTGAACATCAACCCCGAATCCCGTCCGATCCATTGACGTGCCCACAGCCCGCACCTACCTTCCCCCGTCGAAGCGCTTCGACGTCGCGCATCGAATCGATTCGATGAACCCTGCGTGACGCCCAGTACGTCCCGATACCCATCCGACTCCCCTGGAGGCACTGGATGTTGACGGTACGAAGGCGAGTGGCGGCCGCGGCCGTGGTCCTGGCGGGATCACTGCTTCTGGCCTCCTGCGGCGACTCTGACGACGGCGGATCCTCCGACGGCAAGACCCTGCGGCTCTGGCACTACGAGGGCCTCAACAGCGCGATGGGCGTGGCCTGGACCGAGGCGATCAAGGAGTTCGAGGCCACGCACCCCGGTGTGAAGGTGGAGTACGAGGAGAAGAGCTTCGAACAGATCCAGAAGACCGCCCCGATGGTCCTGAACTCCTCCGACGCCCCCGACCTGATGGAGTACAACAAGGGCAACGCGACGGCGGGCAAGCTCTCCCAGCAGGGCCTGTTGACCGACCTCACCGAAGAGGCGGCGAAGCGCGGCTGGGACAAGAAGCTCAGCGACTCGGTGCGCACTACGAGCCAGTACGACGCCCAGGGTGTGATGGGCTCGGGCAAGTGGTTCGGCGTGCCCAACTACGCCGAGTACACGATGGTCTACCTCAACAAGGACCTCTTCGCGAAGCACAAGATCCCCGAGCCGACGACATTCGACGAACTGACCTCCGCGATGGGCAAGTTCGCCGACGCGGGCGTCACCCCGCTGGCCAACGCCGGCAACGAGTACCTCGCCCAGCAGTACGTCTACCAGCTGGCCCTGTCGAAGGCGGACCGCGCCTGGGTCGACGCCTACGAGCTCTACGACGGCGAGGTCGACTTCCACGACGCCGCCTGGACGTACGCCGCCGAGACCTTCGCCGACTGGGTGGACAAGGGGTACATCGCCAAGAACTCCACCGGCACCAAGGCCGAGGAGGCCGGGGTCTCCTTCATCCAGGGCAAGGCGCCGATCCTGTTCTCCGGCAGCTGGTGGTTCGGCCGCTTCCAGGACGAGGCGAAGTTCGACTGGGGCACCTTCCTGTGGCCCGGCTCGGATCTCACCCTCGGTTCGGGCGGAAACCTCTGGGTGGTCCCGGAGAGCGCCGAGAACAAGGAACTCGCCTACGACTTCATCGACATCACCATGTCGGAGAAGATCCAGAACCTGCTCGGCAACAAGGGCGGCGTCCCGGTCGCGGCCGACGCCGCCGCCATCACCGACCCGCAGTCGAAGAAGCTGATCGACGACTTCAACACGCTCTCCGACAACGACGGCCTCGCCTTCTACCCGGACTGGCCGGTCACCGGCTTCTACGACGTCCTCGTCTCCGAGACGCAGAAGCTGATGACGGGCAGCGCGGACCCGGACGCCTACCTCGACGCGTTGCAGGAGGCGTACGACAAGGGCGTACCGAAGCGATGACGGTGACCGTCGAACGCGGCGCGCGGGTGAGCCGGAAGCACGAGGATCCGAAGCACCCGCGCCCGCGCGACTCCTACGCCCTCTTCCTGCTCCCCGGTGTGCTCGCCTTCCTCGCGGTCGTCGTGCTGCCGTTCGCGATGAACACGTACGTGAGCTTCACGGACTGGCAGGGCGTGGGCGACCTGGAGTGGACCGGGCTCGCCAACTACCGGGAGCTGATGGACGACTCCGAGTTCTGGGAGTCCTTCCGGCACAGCATGTTCATGGTCGTCGCCATGGCCGTCGTACCGACCGCGCTCGGTCTTGTCCTGGCGGCGGCGCTGTTCGACTACGTCGGCAAGCACTTCGGCAGCAGGACGGTCGCCGTGTTGCGCGCCTGCTTCTATCTCCCGCAGGTGCTGCCGATCGCGGTCGCGGGCATCGTGTGGAGCTGGATCCTCGCCCCCGACAACGGCACGCTCAACGAACTCCTCGGCGCCGTCGGTCTGTCGAGCTGGCAGCAGGACTGGCTCGGCAACCCGGACCTCGCGCTCTACAGCGTCATGGGCGTGATGGTGTGGGTGCAGCTCGGCTTCCCGCTGGTGGTCTTCATGGCCGGACTCCAGCGCGTGGACCCGCAGTTGTACGAGGCGGCGGAGCTGGACGGGGCCGGCTGGTGGCGCCGCTTCTGGCACATCACGCTGCCGCAGATCCGCCCGGAGACGTATGTCGTCCTCACCTGGTGCACGATCGCCGCGCTCAAGGTGTTCGGCGCGGTGTACGTGCTGACGAAGGGCGGCCCGGGCGGGGCGACGAACGTGCCCTCCTACTTCTCCTTCACCACGTTCTTCGAGAAGACCCAGGTCGGCTACGGCGCCGCGATCTCCACGGTGCTGACCGTGATCATCCTGGCCCTGTCCCTGATCGGACTGAAGCTCCAGACCCGCGCCGAGGAGGGTGCATGAGCACCGCGCTACGCCGTTACCCGGTCCTCGTCGCGCTGACGGTCGCCGCCCTCTTCATGATCGTGCCGTTTCTGATCGTGGCGGTGAACGCGGTCAAGTCCCCGGCGGAGTACTCCCAGAACGGGCCCCTCAGCCTCCCCGAGGGCCTCTACCTGGACGGCCTGAAGGACTTCTGGGAGCGCGTCGACTACACGCAGAAGCTGATCAACTCGGTGCTGATCAGCGGGGCGGTGGCGGTCTGCGCGGTGGTGCTGTCGGTGCTGAACGCGTACGCGATCGGCATCGGCCGGGTGAAGGGCCGCACCTGGGTGCTGGCCTTCTTCGTCCTCGCCAACATGCTGCCGCAGGAGGCGCTGGTCTACCCGGTGTACTACCTGAGCAAGGAGGTCGGGCTCTACGACACCAGGCTGAGCGTGATCATCGTCTTCACGGTGATCCAGGCGGCGTTCGGGACGTATCTGCTGGCGTCCGTCCTCGGCCAGTTCCCCCGCGAGATCATCGAGGCCGCCCGGATCGACGGCGCGAACAAGTGGCAGGTGCTGTGGCGCATCGTCGTCCCGGTCAGCCGCCCCACCCTCGGCGTCCTACTGGTGTTCTTCTTCATCTGGACCTGGAACGAGTTCCTGCTCCCCCTGGTCATGCTGATCTCCAACGACAACCAGACGGTGTCGGTGGCCCTCGGTGTCCTCCAGGGCCAGCGCCTGATGGACGCCACGATGACGAACGCGGCGGCCCTGCTCGGGGTGCTCCCCGCGATCGTGTTCTTCCTCCTGTTCCAGCGGACCCTCACCCGCGGTATCGCCGTGGGTGCCGTGAAATAAGGACCCCCCACGTGAAATTCACCGACGGCTACTGGCTGTTGCGCGACGGCGTCACCGCGGACCACCCGGTGCAGGTCCTCGATGTCATCGCCGAGGACGGCACGCTGGAGATCCACGCCCCGACCCGGCCCGTCCGCCACCGCGGCGATCTGCTGAAGGGACCGGTCGTGACGATACGCGCGCACGCGCCGATGCCCGGCGTCATCGGCGTCACCTTCACCCACTTCGAGGGCGAGCCGCCCCGCGGCCCCGAATTCGAGGTGCACCAGGAGGACTTCACCCCCCAGGTGTCCTACGACGAGGAGTGCGCGACCCTGATCTCCGGCGAGCTGTCCGTGCGGGTGAGCCGCACCGGGCCCTGGCAGGTCGACTTCCGCGCGGGCGGCCGTACCCTCACCCGCAGCGGCCCCAAGGGGCTCGGCATCATGCGGGACGCGAGCGGCGCGCACTACCTGCGCGAGCAGCTCAACCTCACGGTGGGCACCTCGGTGTACGGCCTGGGCGAACGGTTCGGGCCGCTGGTGAAGAACGGCCAGGTCGTCGACGTCTGGAACGCCGACGGCGGCACCGCGACCGAACAGGCCTACAAGAACGTCCCCTTCTATCTGACGGACGCCGGCTACGGCGTCTTCGTCGACCATCCGGGCAAGGTCTCCTTCGAGGTCGGCTCGGAGACGGTGTCCCGGGTCCAGTTCAGCGCCGAGACCCAGGAGTTGACGTACTACGTCATCCACGGCCCGACCCCGAAGGACGTCCTGCGCAAGTACACCGCCCTCACCGGCCGTCCCGCCCTGCCGCCCGCCTGGTCTTTCGGGCTGTGGCTGTCGACGTCCTTCACGACGTCGTACGACGAGGAGACGGTCACCTCCTTCGTCGAGGGCATGGCATCGCGCGGGCTGCCGCTGTCGGTCTTCCACTTCGACTGTTTCTGGATGCGCGAGTTCCAGTGGTGCGACTTCCAGTGGGATCCGCGGGTCTTCCCCGACCCGGAGGGCATGCTGTCCCGGCTGAAGGCGCGGGGGCTGCGGGTGTGCGTGTGGATCAACCCGTACATCGCGCAGCGCTCACCGCTGTTCGCGGAGGGCAAGGCGCTCGGGCATCTGCTGCGGCGGCCCGACAGGAGTGTGTGGCAGTGGGATCTGTGGCAGCCGGGCATGGCGCTGGTCGACTTCACCTCCCCCGCCGCCCGCGCCTGGTACGCCGCGAAGCTGGAGGCGCTGCTCGCGCAGGGCGTGGACTGCTTCAAGACCGACTTCGGCGAGCGGGTGCCGCTCGACGTGGAGTGGTCCGACGGCTCGGACCCGGAGCGGATGCACAACTACTACACGTACCTGTACAACCGCACGGTCTTCGACGTACTGCGCAAGCACCGGGGTGAGGGCGAGGCGGTCGTCTTCGCACGGTCGGCGACGGCGGGCAGTCAGAAGTTCCCCGTGCACTGGGGCGGCGACTGCGAGGCGACGTACGAGTCGATGGCGGAGTCGCTGCGGGGCGGACTGTCGCTCGGGCTGTCGGGCTTCGGGTTCTGGAGCCATGACATCGGCGGCTTCGAGGGCACGCCGACGCCCGAGTTGTTCAAGCGGTGGCTGGCCTTCGGACTGCTGTCCTCGCACAGCCGGCTGCACGGCAGCTCCTCCTACCGGGTCCCGTGGCTGTTCGACGAGGAATCGGTCGACGTGCTGCGGCACTTCACCCGGCTGAAGCTGCGTTTGATGCCGTATCTGTACGAGGCCGCGCGCACCGCCCACACCGAGGGCGTGCCGATGATGCGGGCGATGCCGCTGGAGTTCCCGGACGACCCCGGGTGCGCGCATCTGGAGCGGCAGTACATGCTCGGGCCCGATCTGCTGGTGGCACCGGTGTTCAGCGACTCCGGCGACGTGTCGTACTACGTGCCCGAGGGCACCTGGACGCACTTCGTGACCGGCGAGACGGTCACCGGGCCGCGCTGGGTGCGCGAGACGCACGGGTTCCTGAGCGTGCCGCTGCTGGTCAGGCCGGGGGCGGTGATTCCGGTGGGCGCGGTGGACGACCGGCCCGACTACGACCACGCCGACGGGGTCACGCTGCGCGCGTACCGGCTGCGACGCGGGGCGCAGGTGGCGGTGCGGGTCGGGGACGTGGCCTTCACCGTCGTACGGGAGGGGGACACGCTGCGGGCGTCGTGCGGTGACCCCTCGGCGCCGTGGGGGCTCGCGGCCGGGGAGCGCGTGGTGCGGGCGCGGGCGGGGACCGGGTTTCTGACGCTGGAACTGGAGGCCTGATGGTGAAGATCACCGATGTGGCCCGGCGCGCCGGAGTCTCCCCCAGCACCGTCAGCTACGCCCTCAGCGGCAAACGGCCGATCTCCGAGGAGACCCGGCGCCGGGTG of the Streptomyces sp. NBC_00287 genome contains:
- a CDS encoding DNRLRE domain-containing protein, giving the protein MTRNWRRVPSRRGVAAVLATALAVTGVVYAGVGLDSDDRPDSSGHDRRATKPLTEAAAVTQAVRSGRNVEVTAARTARSTTWARPDGGMVKELYASPIRAKVGGEWKRIDPTLRRTKDGWEPKATNTRMVFSNGSEGSGGREDQRASRTSVQRVPLVKQAAAADTGTPLVTLYVGGGAHAIQLTWPGPVPTPVIDGNRALYPEIFPGGDLVLTADDDGFGQLVVLKNRAAASDPHVQQLVYGLNSATLTFRLDPLSGIVSALDANGDEVAVSPTPLMWDNSGAPAVTNGTVGATAQPTEPEAPDTGSPSPTDSTEPSPTEEEPPVESDEQSDTDVEDLPTASDGPEPTGSDSPLPSAPPEPTPAPSQTGAASTLGLASLNGPSPDSRGDLVEAELGVGQWTLTPDQDFLADPATTYPVFIDPAFTKHTQDWTTAYNRHPNATFYNGMDFNAGGTHEARVGFESDTWGTSRSFFNITFDPDLKGTKITKAKLTVLERYAWSCSPRSVSVHRTGPITSHTNWKNAPKLHDGNKLATKSFAHGYKSSCGDDYETFDVRKGAQEAADDGDDTITFGMRARDENAQYAWKKFQANGDFGPTLRLEYNRKPAIVSNSLDLGPDGKCTTTKPYVRMGSGDLTFTAKATDKDKNLDFFDFDLWELGQWKTTGDLLGSTGKKTVANGTGEALVITSGFATSKLKSGATYSWRVRAVDDAESSSGYYPKKAPCRFVLDTTAPRPPKVTSTDYPNADASENGFGSGAEDATWSVKKFGSPGSFTFRAVNTDVKRYDYSFNSPSYTGSVSRVPGSATSVTATINDAKPPSAGPNVLYVRAVDSADNASEPTKYLFYVTPRDQADTPGDFTGDKLPDLMVVTEAGNLALYPSQQDTESGKGTGDLDFSMPGAYRANPNKDPAGDDLPPYVAASSGHFKGALITHNGDITGGDGLQDLVVRVGGKLWVYPGDGYGAVNSDKRQEILLPDNAPSPANFTQIVAAGDITGDGRTDFLATVDNGTDDDLWAFTGYHGATVDQAIRLLASGWKDRDIVTVQDVSGDGIADLVFRTDVSGRLLLRKGIAASSGGVDPNSLGTAASSSGGADHEYAASGWTRTAVPMLVGIPDTNGDSIPDIWAIRSDGSVGFYAGGRTGLTGNPVQVYGAHDFWLTRIAIG
- a CDS encoding glycosyltransferase is translated as MPARTTRRPGAHRPMPPRTARRLPLRLLLPSLALVALMAMLLLRGYVHSEILADHRVRPPVAADRVPERIREGGPVIDTRGGRTESRRLEDHQLVLTFDDGPDPTWTPKVLDVLAKHDAHAVFFVTGTMASRHPHLVRRMVEEGHEIGLHTFNHPDLSRQSKQRIDWELSQNQLALTGAAGIRTSLFRPPYSSSAGALDNESWPVTEYIGTRGYLTVVNDTDSEDWRRPGVERIIRNSTPEGGRGAIVLMHDSGGDRDQTVRALDRLLPQLKTQGYEFETLTEALGAPGAHTEVTGVDLWKGRAWIWLVRASDDITDVLVVGLAVVGVLVIGRLALMFLLSGVHARRVRRREWGPVVTEPVSVLVPAYNEAKCIENTVRSLVAGEHPIEILVVDDGSTDGTARIVEALGLPNVRVIRQLNAGKPAALNRGLANARYDIVVMMDGDTVFEPSTVRELAQPFADPRVGAVAGNAKVGNRDSLIGAWQHIEYVMGFNLDRRMYDVLRCMPTIPGAVGAFRRSALERVGGMSDDTLAEDTDITMALHRDGWRVVYAEKARAWTEAPETVQQLWSQRYRWSYGTLQAIWKHRGALVERGPSGRFGRVGLPLVSLFMVVAPLLAPLIDVFLVYGLVFGPTGRTVAAWLGVLTIQAVCAAYAFRLDRESLTPLISFPLQQILYRQLMYVVLLQSWITALTGGRLRWQKLRRTGVVEAPSG
- a CDS encoding LysR family transcriptional regulator — translated: MPDLRLLRAFLAVAEELHFTRAAARLYVAQQALSRDVRRLERELGAELFVRTTRQVTLTADGERLVPHARRVLAAQEALVAAFGQARPLLVDLNSPGLGTGRRVLGRARELAPDHELMARYESGLTGAAAELLAGRLDVSFGRFAGLDPSLRAGLEHQPVRYEPMAVILPEDHPLASLEAVPLRALAGSVVYAGAGNPRTPEWTDLAHQLFEGRDIEVAAPAPLAVGDEEFERVMAKTRTPVLAVVDFPAMPASVLRPLIDPVPLSPVSLVWRRGLVHPGLDALRRAAAELTAGEGWLRKPSEGWVPAIDATLMNVHI
- a CDS encoding MFS transporter; translated protein: MPQPTTYRHLFAIPGTRAFTAGNLMARLPMGMFSVSAVLMIAGTRDSYALAGAVVATGLAATALVAPWTARLIDRHGQARIAPPATLLAVLGSLALVLCTRMGAPDWTLFAAYAATATTPNTGGMSRARWAHLLKGDPAALHTANSFEQAADELCFMLGPVLAAFLCGAFFPEAGTLTGVLLLAAGMALFTAQRSTEPPVRSRQTPSEPPYRAPGMPPLLVVCLAMGAVFGALEVVTIAFADTQGHGTAAGVVLGLQAGGSCAAGLVYGALKPGGSAERRYPWCIGAMAVLLTLPLLAASLTGSLVVLAGALLISGMATAPTMITSMTLVQERTPEGRLNEGMTLAVTGLLGGIALGSAAGGWAAEHVSATAGFGVPVAAAGVALVIALAPRAFDPLNINPESRPIH